In Gottschalkia purinilytica, a single window of DNA contains:
- the mtaB gene encoding tRNA (N(6)-L-threonylcarbamoyladenosine(37)-C(2))-methylthiotransferase MtaB, with protein MNKRVAFYTLGCKVNQYETEAMSELFQKEGYEIVGEEDIADVYVINTCTVTNLGDKKSRQFIRRSKNKNEDAVIAVVGCYAQVSPEEVSKIEQVDIILGTNDRKKIVNLCEEVREKRNKINLVTDIMEIREFEEMKIDEVKGRTRAFLKIQEGCNQFCSYCIIPYARGPIRSRKLDNIISEVENLSEKGFKEVVLTGIHVASYGKDLGKVRLIDVIEKVNEIEGIERIRLSSIEPTIVTDEFMNRFSSLSKVCDHFHLSLQSGSDTVLKRMNRKYTTKQYKEIVDIIKKYMPDVALTTDIIVGFPGETEAEYNETFNFVKEIGFSRIHVFQYSPRKGTPATKLEGQIDGNTKHERSKKLIKLGEELTREFNNKFIDKVTDVLFEEESKYKEGFIEGYTTNYVRVLAPGDKSLEGEIVPVTIKALENENLLGEILSK; from the coding sequence ATGAACAAAAGAGTTGCATTTTATACTCTAGGATGTAAAGTTAATCAATACGAGACAGAGGCTATGTCAGAACTATTTCAAAAAGAAGGTTATGAGATAGTAGGAGAAGAGGATATAGCTGATGTATATGTAATAAATACATGTACAGTTACTAATCTAGGAGATAAAAAGTCTAGACAATTCATTAGAAGATCTAAAAATAAAAATGAAGATGCTGTAATAGCAGTTGTAGGATGTTATGCTCAAGTATCACCTGAAGAAGTATCAAAGATAGAACAAGTAGACATTATTTTAGGGACAAATGATAGAAAAAAAATAGTAAATCTATGTGAAGAAGTTAGAGAAAAAAGAAATAAGATAAATTTAGTTACTGATATAATGGAAATAAGAGAATTTGAAGAAATGAAAATAGATGAAGTAAAAGGCAGAACAAGAGCATTCTTAAAAATACAAGAAGGATGTAATCAGTTTTGTTCATATTGCATAATACCATATGCACGTGGACCTATTAGAAGTAGAAAGTTAGATAATATAATATCAGAAGTGGAAAATCTATCTGAAAAAGGATTTAAAGAAGTTGTACTTACAGGAATACATGTTGCTTCATATGGAAAAGATTTGGGGAAAGTTAGACTTATAGATGTTATAGAAAAAGTAAATGAAATAGAGGGAATAGAACGCATAAGATTAAGCTCTATAGAACCTACTATAGTAACAGATGAATTTATGAATAGATTTTCAAGCTTAAGTAAAGTATGCGATCATTTTCATTTATCATTACAAAGTGGAAGTGATACTGTTCTAAAAAGAATGAATAGGAAATATACTACTAAACAATACAAAGAAATTGTAGATATTATAAAAAAATATATGCCTGATGTAGCACTTACAACCGATATTATAGTTGGATTTCCAGGAGAAACAGAAGCAGAATATAATGAAACATTTAACTTTGTAAAAGAAATAGGATTCTCTAGAATACATGTATTTCAGTATTCACCTAGAAAAGGAACTCCTGCTACTAAACTTGAAGGACAAATTGATGGAAATACTAAACATGAAAGAAGTAAAAAACTCATAAAATTAGGAGAAGAGTTAACTAGAGAATTTAACAATAAATTTATAGATAAAGTTACAGATGTACTATTTGAAGAAGAATCAAAGTATAAGGAAGGATTTATAGAAGGTTATACAACTAACTATGTAAGAGTCTTAGCACCCGGAGATAAGTCTCTAGAGGGAGAAATAGTCCCAGTTACTATTAAGGCTTTAGAAAATGAAAATTTACTTGGAGAAATATTATCAAAATAA
- the dnaJ gene encoding molecular chaperone DnaJ, with translation MSKRDYYEVLGVSKSANDQEIKRAYRKLAKQYHPDLNPDNKEAEQKFKEVNEAYEVLSDPQKKSQYDRFGHAGMNGQGGFGGFEGFSGNFSGGFGDIFEDIFDMFGGGGGFSNARRTGPRKGADIKIKVDIEFEEAAFGTEKEIKVDRTENCSTCSGTGAKPGTEKQTCSNCNGTGEVQYAQKTPFGQFVRVGVCESCKGTGETIKDPCTKCHGSGKERKSRVLNIKIPAGVDNGSVISLRGEGEAGDKGGPRGDLYVYIEVKPHEIFSREGNDIICEIPISFTQASLGADLEVPSLDGKLRYSIPEGTQTGTIFRLKNKGIPSLKTGRRGDQYVRVVVKVPTKLTDKQRELLKQLAEESEESIHENKKGFFDKVKDAFGN, from the coding sequence GTGAGTAAAAGAGATTACTATGAGGTTCTTGGTGTAAGTAAAAGTGCAAACGACCAAGAAATAAAAAGAGCATATAGAAAGTTAGCAAAGCAGTATCATCCAGATTTAAATCCTGATAATAAAGAAGCAGAACAAAAATTTAAAGAAGTAAATGAAGCTTATGAAGTTTTAAGTGATCCACAAAAGAAATCTCAATATGATAGATTTGGTCATGCAGGAATGAATGGTCAAGGTGGATTTGGAGGATTTGAAGGATTCTCTGGAAACTTCTCAGGCGGATTTGGAGATATATTTGAAGATATATTCGACATGTTTGGTGGTGGAGGTGGCTTCTCAAATGCCAGAAGAACAGGACCTAGAAAAGGTGCTGACATAAAAATAAAGGTAGATATTGAATTTGAGGAAGCTGCATTTGGTACTGAAAAAGAAATAAAAGTAGATAGAACAGAAAATTGCTCAACTTGTAGTGGAACAGGAGCTAAACCAGGTACAGAAAAACAGACTTGTTCAAACTGTAATGGTACAGGAGAAGTCCAATATGCACAAAAAACTCCATTTGGTCAGTTTGTAAGAGTAGGAGTTTGTGAAAGTTGTAAAGGTACAGGAGAAACAATAAAAGATCCATGTACAAAGTGTCACGGTAGTGGTAAAGAGAGAAAATCAAGAGTACTCAATATAAAGATTCCAGCAGGTGTGGATAATGGTTCAGTTATATCCTTAAGAGGAGAAGGAGAAGCAGGAGATAAAGGTGGACCTAGAGGGGACTTATACGTTTATATAGAAGTAAAACCACACGAAATTTTCTCAAGAGAAGGCAATGACATTATATGTGAAATACCAATATCATTTACGCAGGCTTCACTAGGTGCAGACTTAGAAGTACCTTCTTTAGATGGTAAGTTAAGATATTCTATACCAGAAGGAACACAAACAGGAACTATATTTAGATTAAAAAACAAAGGAATTCCTAGTCTCAAAACTGGTAGAAGAGGAGATCAATATGTAAGAGTTGTAGTTAAAGTTCCTACTAAGCTTACTGACAAGCAAAGAGAGTTATTAAAACAGCTTGCTGAAGAAAGTGAAGAGTCTATTCATGAAAATAAAAAAGGATTCTTTGATAAAGTAAAGGATGCTTTTGGAAATTAA
- a CDS encoding 16S rRNA (uracil(1498)-N(3))-methyltransferase, translating to MHRFFVDKDNITESNIEIIGEDVKHIKNVLRLDIDSVISICDKEENDYIVKIKEISKHNILCEIIEKYKSKGEPPIEINLYQGIPKSSKMDIIVQKATEIGVRKIIPVITDRTVVKIQDRKKEDKKIDRWQRIAEEAAKQSKRGLIPEVTNILTLKEVVNILTNEDFVLVPYENENQVSLKDVINSYKGKKINILIGPEGGFEESEINELKNINAHIVTLGPRILRTETAGLTTSAIVLYELGDLGVI from the coding sequence ATGCATAGATTTTTTGTAGATAAAGATAATATTACTGAGAGTAATATAGAAATCATTGGTGAAGATGTTAAGCATATAAAAAATGTATTAAGATTAGATATAGATAGTGTAATATCAATTTGTGATAAAGAAGAAAATGACTATATAGTAAAGATTAAAGAAATAAGTAAGCATAATATATTATGTGAAATTATAGAAAAATATAAATCAAAAGGAGAGCCTCCTATTGAAATAAATTTATATCAAGGTATTCCTAAATCATCAAAGATGGATATTATTGTTCAAAAAGCAACTGAAATAGGAGTAAGGAAAATTATACCTGTTATAACGGATCGAACAGTAGTAAAAATACAAGATAGAAAAAAAGAAGATAAAAAAATAGATAGATGGCAAAGAATAGCTGAAGAAGCTGCAAAACAAAGTAAAAGAGGACTTATTCCTGAAGTTACAAATATATTAACATTAAAGGAAGTTGTGAATATACTAACTAATGAAGATTTTGTATTGGTTCCTTATGAAAATGAAAACCAAGTTTCATTGAAGGATGTAATAAACAGCTACAAAGGAAAAAAAATTAATATATTGATTGGTCCAGAGGGAGGATTTGAAGAGTCAGAAATAAATGAACTAAAGAACATAAATGCTCATATAGTTACTCTTGGTCCTAGAATATTAAGAACTGAAACTGCTGGACTTACTACTTCAGCTATAGTTTTATATGAACTTGGAGATTTAGGAGTGATTTAA
- the prmA gene encoding 50S ribosomal protein L11 methyltransferase: MKWIEVQIKTTTEAVEVVSNILYELGVGGLAIEDPNDIILQAKNEEDWDYIDPNLLDQKFEGVIVKAYFPESEDLIDKIELIKQSIEKIPQYNLDKGLGEVSLSQVDEKDWEHAWKKYYKPKKIGERVVVKPSWEKYEEQDEDIVLELDPGMAFGTGTHETTILCIRELEKHVKSDHVIVDVGCGSGILSVAAAKLGAKKVIGVDLDELAIKVSNENKKINNVDDIIDIRHGNLLDVVDEKADIIVANIIAEVIVILTKDIKKVLTKDGLFIASGIILEKIDRVKNALEEDGLEVIDIITMGEWASIVSKIKEGCKNA; the protein is encoded by the coding sequence ATGAAGTGGATTGAGGTCCAGATAAAAACTACTACTGAGGCGGTTGAAGTTGTATCAAACATTTTATATGAACTAGGTGTTGGTGGATTAGCTATAGAAGATCCGAATGATATAATTTTACAAGCTAAAAATGAGGAAGATTGGGATTATATAGATCCAAATCTACTGGACCAAAAGTTTGAAGGTGTAATAGTTAAGGCTTACTTTCCAGAAAGTGAGGATTTAATTGATAAGATAGAGTTAATAAAACAAAGTATAGAAAAAATACCACAATATAATCTTGATAAAGGGTTAGGTGAAGTATCACTATCTCAAGTAGACGAGAAAGACTGGGAACATGCTTGGAAAAAGTATTATAAGCCAAAAAAAATAGGTGAAAGAGTAGTAGTAAAACCTTCATGGGAAAAATATGAGGAACAAGATGAAGATATAGTTCTTGAATTAGACCCTGGAATGGCTTTTGGAACAGGTACACATGAAACTACGATTCTATGTATAAGAGAGTTAGAAAAGCATGTAAAAAGTGATCATGTAATAGTTGATGTAGGATGTGGAAGTGGAATATTGTCAGTAGCTGCTGCAAAACTTGGAGCTAAAAAAGTAATAGGTGTAGATTTAGATGAATTAGCAATAAAAGTATCTAATGAAAATAAAAAGATAAATAATGTAGATGATATTATAGATATAAGACATGGCAATTTATTAGATGTAGTTGATGAAAAAGCGGATATAATAGTTGCCAATATAATAGCAGAAGTTATAGTTATATTGACTAAAGATATTAAAAAGGTTTTAACTAAAGATGGATTATTTATAGCTTCTGGTATAATATTAGAAAAAATTGATAGGGTAAAGAATGCCCTAGAAGAAGATGGATTAGAAGTAATTGATATAATTACTATGGGAGAATGGGCTTCTATAGTTTCGAAGATAAAAGAAGGGTGTAAAAATGCATAG